From the Bacteroidota bacterium genome, the window ACTGCCGAGGGCCGGGACCGCCTGCAGCGCAGCCTGGATGAAACCTTGCCCATGGCCTATAGCATATTTGAGGTAACAGCACACACACAAGCCATAGCAGATGCGGGCCTGCAAGCCCATGAGGATGTGCTGCTGGACCACTGGCTGCAGCAGCTGGCAGCGGTATGCCAGCAGGCGGGGCTGGTGCTCCCTACGGTTACGGCAGCGGCGGCACAGGCCCACATGGGGGGGCGCACGGGCCTACACACCGAGCACCTGCAGCCCCTGCTGGATGAAATGACCGAAGTTTTTCGGTTAGATCCAGAGGCCTCCTGGTAAGAGGAACCTTGCTTTATTTACCCTCAAGGGTTGTAGTAGTGCTGTATAGTTTACCCGGAATAACTTGTAGAGCATGTGCAGTCCAGGCGGAATAAAAGCGTATTTCCTCTCTACAGGGCCTTTGAAATGGAAGCCCACCTCGACTTTTGGATTGCTCGAGCTTTGCGTTTCAACCCGGAACTTAAGTAACTAGTACTAGCGGGTTTCGCAGCGTGCCTTTAGGGCTTGGTTCATAGCCATAAAGTTTTCCAGGGTTTGCTGGCCAATCTTTTTCATAATTGGCTTGCGTAGCATCCCACCAAAGTACTCGCCTTGCACAAGTAGGGTTTGCCCGTTTAGCTTTTGAAGTTCAAAAGAGTGGCGTCCGTCAAAGAGGCCGGGGATGCCCAGATGGCCCAACCATTCTAGTCGTTTGTAAGGTTGAAAGTCTGTGATTTTTGGCTTAAAAACGAGGGTTCTCGCCCCATTTCGCATTACATTTCTGATCCTTTTGCCTAGGATCAGGGGTTGGGTACTTTCGATGATAAAGGGGTTCCAAGTGGGCCAAGCTTCTCGGTCGATCAATACGTTCCAGACGGTTTCAATTGGGGCATCAATTAGAATTTCGGTGCGAATCTTTTTCATAGGGTGTACATTGGACTGGGCTTGTGCAGCACCCACCAGTGTGAAGGTAAGCGATATAGCGAATAGAGCGATGGGTATGCCATACATGTACAAAGGTACCCAGCCCATATCCCCCCTTCCTTTACAATTGTTAAGTAGTGCTAGCTAGTGATCGGTATCCGGCCTTTCTGCCAATCTTCTGCGGATTCGGCTCAACGACACAGGGGTTATCCCTAAAAAGGTGGCCAATATATGCAGCGGTACGCGCTGTAGTAGCTCAGCCTGTGTGCTCAGTAGCCACCTATATCGCTGCTCATGTGTGTGGGTAATGTGTGTGTATAGCAGCTGCTGTACATGGATCATCCGCTGCTCTAGCAGCTTTCTTACGAATGCATTTAGCCGAGGTACCCGCTCATATAGCTCCAGGAGCGCCGTATAGGGGAGTGCCAGCAGTACCGATGGTTCTAGGGTTTGTACATACTGCATCGAGGGTTGCTGGGCTACCATGCTCTCTAGCGAGCCAATGAAATGATACTCTGGTGCAACAAAGAGGGTCTTTTCCTCGCCATCTACTATGTAGAATATACGCACCAGGCCCTGCCGGATGAAATAGATATGGGTAGCAGGTTGGCCATGTGCCACCAGATTGTGCTGGGCGGGTACTTCCAATAAGCTGAGGGCATCCTGGATGGTGGCGAGCTCAGACGTGCTAAAAGCTTCGAATGAGTGCAAGTACTGGCAAAAATCGGAATACAAACCTACAGGTTTCGGTTAATGCGGAACACCATAATGCCGATCAGGCTGAGCAGCAGGCCTCCCACACTCACATATACAAACGCGTTCGGGTCATCCTCCAGGGGCAGGTGGATGTTCATGCCATAGATGGAGGCCAGCAGGGTAGGGAGCATCAGGATGATGGTGATCTGGGTAAGGCCCTTCATTACCCGGCTCAGGTTGTTATTGATAACGCTGGCAAAGGTGTTGGCCGTGCTCTCCAGGATGCTGGTATAGATGTTTGCCATCTCTATGGCCTGGGCATTGTCGATAATCACGTCCTCCAGCAGCTCCAGGTGCTCGTCGCTAGCGGTGCGGAAGAAGCTGGTGCGCTTGATGCGCTCCAGCATAAACTGATTGGTCTGCAGGCTGGTGCGAAAGAACACCAAGCTCTTTTCCGTGTTCAGCAGCTTCAGCAGTTCCGTATTCTTCTGGTTGGCCCGCAGGCGGTCTTCTATCTCCTGGCTGTGCAGGTCCAGGTCTTTCAAAAACCGCAGGTACTTCAGCGTGGCACGGTCGAAGATATTCAGCACAAACTGAATACGATCGCTGGGGTCTGCGGCTACCCGCCTCATGTTTTGCACTTCGTCCAGTATGCTGTTTGGCCGTGTGCAGATGGTAACCAGTATGTGCGGGGCCAGGATGATGCCCAAAGGGCGGGTAATGTAGGGCACCCCGTCTTCCAGGTCTTCGCTGCGGATGGGTATCCGCAGGAGTATGAGCATTACGTTGTCCTCTACCTCAAAGCGGGCACGCTCTTCGGGGTCCAGTGCGGCCGTCAGGAAGTCGAGCGGCAGCTCGTACCGGCCTTCTACCTCAGCTAGCTCCGTATGGCTGGGGTTTGTCATGCTTACCCAAGTAACCCGGTTTGCCCCAGGGTCTTCTACCAGGCTAGCTTTTTGGTCGTAGAGGGCAATCATGCGGCTGACAGGCGGGGCAAATGGGAGACGGTACTACATCGCAGTGCAAAATTAGCTCTTTTTTACGAATTAGACTTTGGTCGTCATTCTTTAATGAATACCGCCAAAAGAAAATAAATTTGGTAGAATTGTGGTCAATAATTTAGTATATTGACTTTTGTAAGCGATTGATAACGAGAAAATCATAAATCACTAAACGCATAAAACATGACAATTACAGACCTAAAACCAGAACCCCGCCTCCGCTTGGAACGCCTGGACGATGTGGCGTATGTGCTCCGCGCGGTTTCGCACCCCATTCGTCTTGCCATTATAGACGTGCTGGACCAGCGCGATAGCATATCGGTGGGCGAGCTGTGCGGCATCCTTTCGGTAGAGCAGAGCCTGCTGAGCCACCACCTAGCCAAACTGCGCGAACAACGGATTGTGAAAACCCGGCGGGAGGGCCAGCATGTGCGCTATACGCTGGCCGAGCGGAGGATTACCGCCATTATTCCCTGCATACAGGCATGCATAAACAAATAATCTATCTTTGCCTCCCCATCTCAGGGGATATGAATTATTTTTCATATATTCATGCCCCAAGGTTGATGTTTCGAGGTAAATGGAGATAATCGGATACATAGGTGCCATCCTGGTGGGCATCACGCTGGGTATGCTTGGGGGTGGGGG encodes:
- a CDS encoding SRPBCC domain-containing protein, whose protein sequence is MYGIPIALFAISLTFTLVGAAQAQSNVHPMKKIRTEILIDAPIETVWNVLIDREAWPTWNPFIIESTQPLILGKRIRNVMRNGARTLVFKPKITDFQPYKRLEWLGHLGIPGLFDGRHSFELQKLNGQTLLVQGEYFGGMLRKPIMKKIGQQTLENFMAMNQALKARCETR
- a CDS encoding Crp/Fnr family transcriptional regulator — translated: MHSFEAFSTSELATIQDALSLLEVPAQHNLVAHGQPATHIYFIRQGLVRIFYIVDGEEKTLFVAPEYHFIGSLESMVAQQPSMQYVQTLEPSVLLALPYTALLELYERVPRLNAFVRKLLEQRMIHVQQLLYTHITHTHEQRYRWLLSTQAELLQRVPLHILATFLGITPVSLSRIRRRLAERPDTDH
- a CDS encoding magnesium transporter CorA family protein; translated protein: MIALYDQKASLVEDPGANRVTWVSMTNPSHTELAEVEGRYELPLDFLTAALDPEERARFEVEDNVMLILLRIPIRSEDLEDGVPYITRPLGIILAPHILVTICTRPNSILDEVQNMRRVAADPSDRIQFVLNIFDRATLKYLRFLKDLDLHSQEIEDRLRANQKNTELLKLLNTEKSLVFFRTSLQTNQFMLERIKRTSFFRTASDEHLELLEDVIIDNAQAIEMANIYTSILESTANTFASVINNNLSRVMKGLTQITIILMLPTLLASIYGMNIHLPLEDDPNAFVYVSVGGLLLSLIGIMVFRINRNL
- a CDS encoding metalloregulator ArsR/SmtB family transcription factor — protein: MTITDLKPEPRLRLERLDDVAYVLRAVSHPIRLAIIDVLDQRDSISVGELCGILSVEQSLLSHHLAKLREQRIVKTRREGQHVRYTLAERRITAIIPCIQACINK